The window AATAACAACATTGCCTAACACACGGTTAAAATTTAGCAGGCTGTTATTGGCAACTTGACAAGAATAACAATGTTCAAGCATTTTAGCGGTTTGACAACCAGTGCAAGTAAAAGCCTGCCAAATTCAACCGCAAACCGTTAGCAACAAGGCGTGGGAAAGACAAACTACAAACTTGACAATGAATATAAATTTGAAACGAAATAAAAAATTAAAAAGTGAATGACTTGAAAAACAAAAGATTTAGTTTTTTGCCGACCCACAGGGAAAAAACAAGGAATGCTCACACACATTTGCACATTTGGCTGCCTGCATACGCACTAAGCCGACACGAGAGGGCAGCCAAAAGAGCAAATCTTCCGACTCACATTATTTTGTATATGATTTAAAATGATTACTTTTGACTTTGAAAACAAATAAAACATATTTAACAATATTAATAATAAAATAACTAACAAAGTTCATACATATGAAAAATATATTTACTTTTTTACTCATGATTTCAGGAACTTTACTTTTTGCTCAAAACAATGTTTCTAATGAAACATTGTTAAATAAAATTCTGTGGTCCAATAATGATTTTAAAGGAAATTACAAAATTTATATTTCCTCTTTTATTGCTGGAAAAGATTCAATGACTTTTAATTTTTTAATTACAACTGATTCTAAATCCAATACTGATTTTATTTTATATCGTGCAATATGTGATGGCATGAAGGATGTAAGATATACGGGAATAAATAAAAATAAAATAATTACTATTACCGAAAAGGGAGAAAAAAGATTTTCCCTTAAGGTTCCAAACTCAGCTTCTTTTATTTTATTTGATGGATTTAAACTCAGTAGTATTGATGATTGTAAAGCATTGATAAAAATTAAATCTAATAATAATATACCTGATATTGTGAATAAAATGGAAATAGAAAAAAATAATATTATTAATCTATCATCAATTATGAAATAATCTGTAAGCAATCACTTTGGAACAAAGAAAATTTTATTAACCAAATAAATTTATGATGATTATGAAAAATAAATTATTGTTTTCTTCAATTGTTTTTTTTATATTACTTTTTAACGTAATAGCAGTAAAAGCACAATGGACATTACAATCAAGTGGTACAACAAATGATTTGAAGTCAGTTTATTTTACTGATGCAAATACAGGTTATGCTGTTGGAGGACATATTTCTCCGACTAGTAATATAATTCTAAAAACAATTAATTGTGGAATAAACTGGAATACACAAACAAGCGGGACATTTGATATTCCACAATCCGTCTATTTTACAGATGTCAACACTGGTTATATAGTTGGATCATATGGTCTCATTCTAAAAACAGTCGATGGTGGAACAAATTGGATTGCTCAAACAAGTGGTACAACTAATTCTTTAATTTCCGTTTTTTTTCCAGATGCAAATAATGGTTATGCTGTAGGTTCTTATGGTACAATTCTTAAAACTACCGATGGCGGTTTGACTTGGTCATCTCAAGCTAGCGGATTAACAATTCCTTTATTTTCAGTTTATTTTATTGATATAAATACGGGTTATGTTGTTGGTACTTCTGGTACAATTCTTAAAACAACCAATGGTGGTGTAGACTGGAATTCTCAAACTAGTGGAGCAAGTCAAGACTTATATTCTGTATTCTTTACCGATGCAAATACTGGTTACGTGGCAGGGGATAATTGTAGAATTCTAAAAACGACCAATGGCGGTACGAATTGGACAGTTCAAATAATTGGGACAAATAATTCCTTGCGTTCCGTTTTCTTTAACAATATGGATACAGGTTATGTAGTTGGATGGCCTGGAATTATTTTAAAAACTAACAATGGTGGTACGAACTGGACAACACAAACAAGTAATGTGACTAATTTTTTATACTCTGTTCATTTTACTGATGCTAATACAGGTTACATTGTTGGTGAAGGTGGAACAATTCTCAAAACCACTAATGGAGGTGTTTTTGTTGAAGAAAATAATTTTCAAAAATCAGAAATTTGTATTTATCCCAACCCAGTATTTAATGAATTAATCATTGAAAATAAAGAAAATAAAGAAAAAACAGATTTTGAAATTTTAAATTCAATTGGGCAAGTTGTTTTTAAAGGAAACTTAATAGAAAAAACTGTTGTACAAATAGCAAATTTTCCTTCAGGGGTTTACTTAATAAAACTTGAAAATGGTAAGACTTTTGAATTTAAGAAAATTGTAAAAGAATAAGATATAACGTTGTGGAGTCCAGAACCCACTCTAAAAAACGGAGCAAAACTTAAAAATAAATAGTCATGAAAACAAAAGTTTTATTTCTGTTAATTTTTATTCCAATATTTTCATTAAACTTATTGGGACAAACTCCAATCGATGCACAACATCCCTTTTCACAAATTATGTATTCATCCACTCCGCTTTCAAATCAATATGGTATTGCTTGGTTTCAAGCTGTAACATTACAAAATAACCAAGTTCCAAATAGTGGTTATATCTCAATCGATTATATCAAATTAATTGAAGAAGATACTGCTTCAGGAGTAGAAACAGTGCTTTATACAGAAGATTATATTGGTAGTGGAGGCTTAATACTTAACGAGGGCGG of the Bacteroidia bacterium genome contains:
- a CDS encoding T9SS type A sorting domain-containing protein encodes the protein MKNKLLFSSIVFFILLFNVIAVKAQWTLQSSGTTNDLKSVYFTDANTGYAVGGHISPTSNIILKTINCGINWNTQTSGTFDIPQSVYFTDVNTGYIVGSYGLILKTVDGGTNWIAQTSGTTNSLISVFFPDANNGYAVGSYGTILKTTDGGLTWSSQASGLTIPLFSVYFIDINTGYVVGTSGTILKTTNGGVDWNSQTSGASQDLYSVFFTDANTGYVAGDNCRILKTTNGGTNWTVQIIGTNNSLRSVFFNNMDTGYVVGWPGIILKTNNGGTNWTTQTSNVTNFLYSVHFTDANTGYIVGEGGTILKTTNGGVFVEENNFQKSEICIYPNPVFNELIIENKENKEKTDFEILNSIGQVVFKGNLIEKTVVQIANFPSGVYLIKLENGKTFEFKKIVKE